GCTATTCAAACGGTCCATATCTTCGGCCGTAAGCTCAAAATCGAAAATATCTGCATTTTGGATAATTCGGTGTTCCTTGATCGATTTAGGAATCGTGACCACTTCGTTTTGTAAATCCCAGCGGAGAATCACTTGTGCTGGTGATTTTTCGTGTTTTTCAGCGATTTCGACGATCGTTGGTTCTGATAAAAGCTCCCCTTGCTTCAAAGGAGACCATGCTTCCATTTGAATTCCTTCGGCTTTGCAGAATTGGAGCAGCTCTGTCTGGGCCAGATGAGGATGATACTCGACTTGGTTGACCATTGGCTTGATTTCAGCATCGGCCATCAAGTCTTTAAGATGGTGAACATGGAAGTTGCTAACACCGATTGCGCGCACTCGGCCGTCTTTGTATAGTTTTTCAAGAGCCTTCCACGTTTCCTTATATTTGCCCGCAACTGGCCAGTGTATCAAGTAAAGATCAAGGTAGTCAAGGCCCAGCTTGTCCATGCTTGCTTCAAATGCCTGAAGCGTTGTTTCATACCCCTGGTCAGCATTCCAGACCTTTGTCGTAATAAACAATTCCTCACGCGGAATACCAGCTTCCTTGATCGCCTGTCCCACGCCTTCCTCGTTCTTGTAAACCGCCGCGGTGTCGATGCTCTTGTAGCCATTTCCAAGCGCCGCTTTAACAGATTCTACAACTTCAGATCCTTCCTGAACCTTGAACACACCAAGCCCAAACCATGGCATTTTGACACCATTATGTAATGTCGTTGTATCCTGGAGATTTTGTGGCATATCATACGCCTCCTTTATCAATTCAATTGCATAGTTATTTTCTCATATTTTTTATTTGGTAAAAAGTAATTGGACTTTCCTATAGGAGCTATTTTTAAAAGATGGCTCATCCTGTTAGGTTCTTGACAGCTTCGTTTCATTTAACGGAAAAGCTGTCAAGAAAACGCCGGAATCGTGACAGCTTTGGCCCAATCAACGGAAAAGCTGTCAAGAAAACGCCGGAATCGTGACAGCTTTGGCCCGATTAACAGAAAAGCTGTCAAGAAAACGCCGGAATCGTGACAGCTTTGGCCCAATCAACGGAAAAGCTGTCAAGAAAACGCCGGAATCGTGACAGCTTTGGCCCGATTAACGGAAAAGCTGTCAAGAAAACGCCGGAATCGTGACAGCTTTGGCCCGATTAACAGAAAAGCTGTCAAAAAAGGACTTTTATTTTTAAAATCAGGGTAAATTCAAGATATATAGGTAATGGAAATTGCTTAAAAGTGAAAGGAGAACGAAGTCTATGATCATCAAAGTGTTGGGTCCTGGATGCGAAAAGTGCAAAAGTCTTGAAGAGAGTATTAATGCTGCTGTAAGTGAAGCGGGAGTCGCAGCGGTAGTTGAACTGGTGGAAGACAAGAAGGAAATCGCAAAGTATAAGGTGAAGAGTACTCCAACTTTGGTCATTGATGAAAAAGTTGTTTCTGCGGGAAAACAATTGTCGGCGCAGGAAGTGAAGGGGTTATTTTAAATCAGAACAGGCCTTCACACGGCCTGTTCTGATCTTTTATCAAGGAAAGCCTTAGTCGCCCATAATGAAATCAGTAAAATTAATTCGAAGCCATTCGTGGCGGCGTCACTATCAATTGGAATTGGCACAGCACTGCCGATTCCCATCAATATGACACCGACGGCCATCCATTTCCACTTCAATTTTTTCCAGAGGATAACCCCTGCAATCAGCAAAGCAACGGTTACGCCAATGATCATGATTGGAGGCCCATGTGAACCAGTTGATTCATAGCTTAATACTCCGTAATTGCGGGCGGGCTCAAGCTCCAAGCCGAGGGTGTTTTGTATAAGTTCCGCGATAACCATTGCAAGGGTGAAGGCTCCTGTCAGGATAAGTCCTGTGCGTTCCTTTAGCCAGTGAATCCCTGTCTTCCTGACTGCTGCTGCTGAAAATAAAATCAGCAGTGGGGTAAAGAATGCGTGAAACCAGTAACGCATCCCATTTAAGCCTTCTAAAAAGGGGCCTTCTCCAATTATGCTCCCCATCGAAAGGACAAGATTGTCATATATCAAGCCGAAGGTAACGAGCAAAAGAACATTCAGCCACGAAAAAAATCCATACTGGACGGATAATTTTAGTCCCCACAGGAATAAAAACAAGTAGGCGAGGGAATATAATCCGTAGATATAAGGGTCCATGAGTCACTTACCTCCAGTCAGGTTTGTTACCATTCTTCCCTTTTAAAGGAATGAGAAACATGTGTCCATGTTATTAACTTTTTCATTGTTTTTAACAAATAAATCGTATTCTTAAAAATTACTAATAGTCTTATAAGGCATCTTCATATATCATGAGAAATGTAAGCATATACACCGATATTTTTGACGAAGAACAGGAGAAATCATGACGACATTAAATGAAATTGCATGGGTAACCGACAGCACATCTGGACTTACTGAAGAATTCATAAAAAATAACCATATATACGTTGTGCCTTTAAGTATTATTTTTGGTGAGGAATCATATCTGGAAGGTGTAGACATCACTGCAGAGGATTTCTATCCAAAGCTGGCAGCATCAAAAGTCCTTCCTAAAACATCCCAGCCTGCGATCGGGGAGTTTGTGGAACTTTACCAGAAGCTAAAGGAGCAGTACAAGCATGCGATTGCCATCCACGCTTCGAGCGCACTCACAGGAACCTTCCAATCATCTGTCGCAGCATCAAGCATGGTCGATTTCAAAGTCGATGTAATTGACTCTAAAATAGGTTCCTACCCATTGGGGCGCATGGTTGAAAAGGGCGTTGAACTGCAGAAGGAAGGCAAGTCGTATGCAGAAATTGTTTCATATTTAAAAACGCTTCCTGATAAGGCCAATTTATACATGGCACCGGGCAGTTTAGAGCAGCTGCATAAGGGCGGCCGTTTATCGACCACTCAGGTGATTATCGGCAGCTTGATCAAATTAAAGCTGATTGTCAGGTTCGATGATGGCAAGGTAGTTCTTTTTGATAAAATCAGGACAGAAAAAAAGGTCAAAGAGCGCCTGTTTCAAATTTTTGAAGAGTCTTCAGTCAATGTGAAGGAAGCCAGTGTCATCCATGGCAACGTAAAGGAATTGGCTGAGGATTGGTGTGCTGAACTTCAACAGCGTTTTCCTGAAGTATCTTTCACAACCACTACATTCAGCCCGGTTGCCGGTACCCATACAGGGCAGGGAACCATCGGCCTCGCCTGGATCAATGAATAGTAAGTAAAAAGGAATCAGTCTAAGCGAAGGCTGATTCCTTTTTTATGGCCAGGTTCCTGTGTACACTGGAAATAACAAACCTACAGGGGGAATACATATGCTGAAGATTGGCGTCATTGGTTTAGGGGATATTGCGCAAAAAGCCTATCTGCCAATTTTTGCGGAGAAGGGGGATATTGAGTTCCATCTTTTCACGCGCGATTTTGCAAGGCTGAAAAATCTAGGTGCCAAGTACAGGTTTTCCCATCTTCATTTAAGTCTGGATGAGCTGATTGAGAGTGGGATTAAGGGAGCTTTTGTACACAGTGCAACTGAATCACATTATGACATTGTAAAACAACTGCTCTTGTCTGGAATCCATGTGTATGTCGACAAACCGATTGCCTATGAGTATGAAAAAGCCAGGGAGTTGACAGAGCTAGCTGAGGAAAAAGGCTTGATATTGATGACTGGCTTTAACCGAAGATATGCACCGGCTTATAAACAACTGGCGGAGTTGAAGGAACCAAATATGGTGATCATGCAGAAAAACAGGAAGAGCCTGCCCGGGGAAATCCGCCATTTCATTCTCGATGACTTCATCCATGTGGTGGATACACTAAGATTTTTATTTCCCTATCAAATCAAGCGCGTCAATGTGACTGGAAAGAAAAACGGTGCTTTTTTGCATCATGTAGTCATTCAGCTGCAGGCGGAAGAGGGCATTGCAATCGGCATCATGAACCGTGACAGCGGTGTGGTCGAGGAAAGGGTTGAGGTCTTCCAACCAAATGAAAAGCGGACAGCCTTGAATGTATCCGAGCTTTTATTGCAAGAAAATAAGTCTGAAACAAAGCTGGGAGGAAGCGATTGGGAGCCAACCCTTCACAAGCGCGGCTTCGAGCAGATTGTTTTTGACTTTATCCAGGCCGTCAGCAACGATAAAGAACCTTTAATAACAGCGAAGGATTCTCTGGAGACGCAAAAAATTTGCGAGGGAATCGTGAAAGAATTAGAGACACTTTAAAAAAGACAAGCCCCGAACTCTTACATAGAGTGTCGGGGCTTATTTTAAATATATACTAAATAACTAATAAACAAGAAGCCAAGTACATACATGATCGGATGGACTTCTCTCTGGTTACCCATGCCGACCATCATTAATGGGTAAAGAATGAAGCCGAGAGCGATTCCTGTTGCGACACTTGAAGTGAGCGGCATCATGATGATTGTCACGAATGATGGGATAATCACAGAAAGGTTGTTCCAGTTGATTTTACTGATTTCAGTTGCCATCAATGCACCGACGATGATAAGTGCCGGGGCGGTTACTTCAGGTGTGATAACAGACAGGATCGGCGAGAAGAGCATCGCCACCCCGAAACAAGCCGCAATAATCACTGAAGTGAAACCTGTCCGCCCGCCGACAGCGATGCCTGCCGATGACTCGACGAATGATGCCGTTGTGGAGGTGCCAAGTACTGCACCGGCTACCGCAGAACCCGCATCCGCAAGAAGTGCGCGGCCTGCATTGGGAATTTTATTGTCCTTCAAAAGACCAGCCTGGCTGGCTACCGCAATAAGGGCTCCGGCAGTATCAAAGAACGCGACAAACAAGAATGTGAAAATGACGGCAAGGACATCTGGAGCGAAAATATCTCCCAAATGGTTAAAGACGACACCAAATGTGGGTGAAATATCAGGAATAGACCCGACGATTGCTGTTGGCTTTTCAATCAAGCCAGTGAATATGCCAATGATGGTGGCAATCACCATTCCATAAAAGATGCCGCCGCTGATTCCGCGAACCATCATGATCACACTGATGATGAAGCCGAACAGGGCAAGCAGGACTGGGCCTGATGTCAGGTCGCCGATTGAGACGAATGTTGCTTCGCTGCCAATGATGATCCCCGCATTTTTCAAACCGATGAAGGCGACGAAAAAGCCGATTCCTCCAGCAATTGCATGCTTAAGATCCTGAGGGATGACATTGATGATTTTTTCGCGGATTTTCAATAGACTGAGGATGACGAAAAGAATACCAGCGATGAATACACCGGTAAGGGCGACTTGCCACTCAACTCCCATGCCGATACAGACGGTGAAAGTGAAAAATGAATTCAAGCCCATGCTTGGAGCAATTCCAATCGGGAAATTTGCCAGCAGGCCGATCAGCAGCGAGCCAATAATCGCAGACAAAGCAGTAGCTGTAAAAACAGCCCCCTTATCCATTCCAGCCTGGCTGAGGATTAAAGGATTGACGACAAGAATGTACGCCATCGACAAAAATGTCGTGATGCCGGCAAGTGTTTCCTGTTTATAATTTGTATTTCGTTCAGCGAACTGGAAAAAGTTTTTCATGTGTGCTGTCCTCCTGGTTGTTTGATTTATGCTGAAAACAAAAAAACTCCGGCAGTTCATGCTGCCGGAGTACCACAAAGGACAAATAGATGCCAAAAAGAATAGCAAATATTAAAGTCCCTTGTAGTCACGCCTTTTACGGTAGCATGGTAGAAACGTCCGAGCCATATTCTCGAACATATACAAGGAAAGATTATAGATTTAAATAATACTAGAGATAGTATCACGTGATTCATGGCCAGGTCAATTGCAATTCATAAAGTTTATCTATTTGTTGTTTTCTGATTATTAGGTTGGCGGAAGTTATTTTGTACCAACTTAAGACATGTTTGAGAGGAAAACATGAAAAGCTGTCAAAAGAAGAGCCAACTTAAGACAGGTTTGAGGGAAAAACGAGAAAAGCTGTCAAAAGAAGAGCCAACTTAAGACAGGTTTGAGAGGAAAACAAGAAAAGCTGTCAAAAGAAGAGCCAACTTAAGACAGGTTTGAGGGGAAAACGAGAAAAGCTGTCAAAAGAAGAGCAAACTTTTGACAGGTTTGATGAAGAAACAAGAAAAGCTGTCAAAAGAAGAGGCAACTTAAGACAGGTTTGAGGAGAAAGCGAGAAAAGCTGTCAAAAGAAGAGCAAACTTTTGACAGGTTTTATGGAGAAACGAGAAAAGCTGTCAAAAGCAGGGCTAACTTAAGACAGGTTTGAGGGGAAAACGAGAAAAGCTGTCAAAAGAAGAGCGAACTTTTGACAGGTATGATGGAGAAACAAGAAAAGCTGTCAAAAGAAGAGCTAACTTAAGACAGGTTTGAGGGGAAAACAAGAAAAGCTGTCAAAAGAAGAGCCAACTTAAGACAGGTTTGAGGGGAAAGCGAGAAAAGCTGTCAAAAGAAGAGCAAACTTTTGACAGGTTTTATGGAGAAACGAGAAAAGCTGTCAAAAGCAGGGCCCAACTTAAGACAGGTTTGAGGAGAAAGCGAGAAAAGCTGTCAAAAGAAAAGAGTATCGCTGTGTGCGATATCATTATAAGTGGTTCGGGGAATCGCCTCGTATGTATCCCTATTAGGGTATCGGAAATCCCTTTGTTAACGAGTTTTTGACAAATTTTTGACGAGAATATGTGAATAAAAAATGAACTAAATATCAAAACCCCCCTGTTTGGATATTAACTTACTATAATGATAGTGTAATCCAAATGGAGGTGCCAATAATGAACGTAACGACGATTATTGAATTGGAAAATCGTGAAGTTGAGAAGATGGCTGGCGCAAAATTAGTATTTATACAGGAACAGATTGATGCAAATATCGTGGAAACATGCGTTGATTGTTTTAAATATGAAGGTTCTGAAGATTGCCTGGATACAGATGATGCGATGCAAAAGGTGTTTAATACACTGAAAGCGGAAGGGTTGATACCTGAAGCAGTAGAAGATTTTTCTTATGAGATGCCGTCTTGCGAGAGATTGAGAAAAGATGTGTATGAAGAACAGGACATGCCGCAAAAAGTGATTCTGAGCTTTGCTATATAATACTTAAAAAAGGAGTTCTTTCTTGGAGCTCCTTTTTTAAGTTGATTTCAAACACTTTTTACGAAAAACGTGACTTTTATCAAAGAGAAGACATGCAGAAATTTATATAATGGAGTTGACATAAAATGAAAACGCTTTCAACAGGGAGGAGGGAACCGGTGAAAAAAGGAGCGGACATCACCATCATTACAGGCCATTTCGGCAGCGGTAAAACGGAGATATCCATTAATCTAGCTTTGGAGGCAAAGAAAACGAATGCCAGGACGGCAGTGGCAGACCTGGACATTGTGAATCCATATTATCGTGCGCGGGACGCCCGCGAAATTTTTGACCAGAATGGAATAGAACTGATTGCACCGGCTGAAAGGCTTGCTGCTGCAGATTTGCCGATTGTTCCTGGAGATATGGGCAGGGTGATTTATGACCCGGAATATAAGCTGATCGTCGATGCTGGCGGGGATAAAGATGGAGCAACAGCTTTAGGGCAATTTTATAACGATTGGAAAGATATGAAGCTTGAGGTGTTGTTTATCTTGAACGCCAACCGGCCTTATGTCAGTACTCTGGAGGGGGCGGTGGAGACATTGCAAAAAATCGAGGCAGCCTCGAGGCTGAAAATCACAGGAATCATCAATAACTCCAATGTAGGATCGGAGACGACCATTCAGGATGTTGAAAAGGGGCTGGCGTTAAGCAAGGAGCTGGCAGATCAATTGGGTATTCCTTTGTTGACCACGATGGTGCCCGAGCATCTATCAGCTGAAATTGCCGGAATCGAGACGGAATCCCCGGTGAAAGTAGTTACGAGGTATTTAAAATTGCCATGGGAAATGTAAAGGAGGCAAAAGTGGTGGAGCAGAGAGTTGTTTTTAACGAGGAAACCTGCAAATCATGCAAGCTGTGCGTGAATGCTTGTCCAACCAATGTGATTTATCTTGCTGATTACTTGAATGAAAAAGGCTACCGGCCGGCAGTTGTGACAGACCAGGAAAATTGCATCAGCTGCGGCAAATGTGCCCAAATGTGTCCGGATTCGGTCATCACTGTCTATAGGCCAGAAAAGGTAAGGAAATCTGTTTAGCGAAGGAGTTTTGACAATGGGGAAAGTACTTATGAAGGGCAACGAAGTCATCGCGGAAGCTGCTGTCCATGCGGGCTGCAAGTATTTTTTCGGCTATCCGATCACACCGCAGAGTGAGCTCGTTGCCTATATGGCCAGAAGGCTTCCCGAGGTTGGCGGGTTATTTTTACAGGCGGAAAGTGAAGTTGCAGCGATCAATATGGTATATGGAGCGGCCGGAACCGGTGTGCGCGTAATGACATCATCATCGAGCCCGGGTTTCAGCCTGAAGCAGGAAGGAATCTCTTATCTGGTTGGTGCAGAACTGCCGGCCCTGATTGTGAATGTTGTCCGTGGAGGTCCTGGACTTGGCAATATCCAGCCTGCGCAATCGGACTATTTCCAGGTGACAAAAGGAGGAGGCCATGGTGATTATCATACGCCTGTACTGGCTCCGTCCACATTACAGGAAATCATTGACCTGACAGAAGCGGCGTTTGATATCGCTGACCGCTACCGGACGCCCGTCATCCTGCTAGGAGACGGCATGCTCGGACAGATGATGGAACCTGTTGAGTTCAAAGAGCTAAGTGAAAGAGAGCCGGAACAGAAGGAATGGGCTACGACCGGTACCCGCGGTGATGGAAAACCTAGAATTATCTCATCCCTTGAATTGAATGCCGATGCGCTTGAAAAACGGAATGAACTTTTACAGAAAAAATTCGCCTTGATCAAGCAAAATGAATCCAGATACGAAACATTTGAAACCGAAGATGCTGATTATATCGTAACTGCTTACGGAACAGCAGCAAGGATTGCCATGAATGCAATCAATAAAGTACGGAAGGACGGACTGAAAATCGGAATGATCCGGCCGATCACGCTCTGGCCATTCCCTGAGCAGCCGTTCATTGAAACACGTGACAGGGTAAAGGGCTATCTATCAGTAGAGATGAGTGCAGGCCAAATGGTTGAGGATGTCAGGCTTGCTGTCGAGGGCCGGGCCCCGGTTTCATTCTTTGGCCGTACTGGCGGGGTCGTACCTACGCAGGAGGAAATCTATGACCAAATAATCAAACTGGCAGGGGGTGTCGAGGTATGATAATGAAGACCGTGTTTGAGAAAACATCCGGATTGACGGATAACCAGACGCACTATTGTCCCGGCTGTACGCACGGAATCATCCACAGGATGGTAGGCGAAGTACTCGAGGAAATGGGGATTCTGGAGGATACAGTTGGAGTCGCTTCTGTTGGATGCTCTGTCCTGTCCTATGAATATTTCAATTGTGATATGACCCAAGCTGCCCATGGCAGAGCCCCGGCTGTCGCAACAGGCATCAAGCGCGTTTTGCCTGACCGCTTTGTTTTTACCTACCAGGGAGATGGCGACCTTGCCTCAATTGGAATTGCCGAGGCTGTCCATGCTGCTGCAAGAGGTGAAAACATCACTGTCATTTTTGTGAATAATGCGATTTATGGAATGACTGGAGGACAAATGGCGCCGACAACATTGGTTGGCCAGAAAACGGCCACGACTCCATTCGGCCGGGATGGGAGCATCCAGGGTTTGCCGATCAGGGTGAGCGAAATGCTGTCAACCCTTGATGGAACAGCCTATATTGAAAGAGTTTCAACGCATGATGTACCGAACATCCTCAAAGCGAAGAAAGCAATCCGCAAAGCATTTGAAACACAGAAGCAAGGACTCGGTTTCTCTATGGTCGAAGTCCTTTCCAGTTGTCCGACAAACTGGGGACTTGATCCAAATGAATCGCTGGATTGGATAAAGGATAATATGGTACCTGCCTATCCTCTTGGTGTGTATAAGGATGCACAGAAGGGGGATGTTCGTTGATGGAGGAAATATTGATTGCCGGCTTTGGCGGCCAGGGAGTCATGTCGATGGGCCAGTTGATTGCTTATGCTGGGATGAAGGAAGGAAAGTTTGTATCATGGCTGCCTTCATACGGTCCCGAGCAGCGAGGGGGAACTGCAAACTGTGCAGTCGTTGTCAGCGAGGAACAGGTAGGTTCTCCGCTCGTTTCCAGACCGACGACAGCGATCGTGCTGAATAACCCTTCATATGAAAAATTTGAACCGATGGTCAGAGCTGGCGGGTTATTAATAGTGAACTCATCTTTGATTTCAAAAGGATCAGAAAGAACTGATATAAGAGTTTTAAATATTGATGCAACCGACAAGGCGAACGAGCTAGGGAATCCAAAAGTCGCAAATATGATCCTGCTTGGAGCGTTCCTGGAGGAAACAGGCATACTGTCTGATGACTCCATTTTGGAAGCATTGAAAAAAGTGCTTTCTCCGGAAAAGCACTCTCTTTTGGAAATCAATCGCCAGGCACTCGAACTCGGCCGGTCTTTAGC
The window above is part of the Mesobacillus jeotgali genome. Proteins encoded here:
- a CDS encoding aldo/keto reductase, whose translation is MPQNLQDTTTLHNGVKMPWFGLGVFKVQEGSEVVESVKAALGNGYKSIDTAAVYKNEEGVGQAIKEAGIPREELFITTKVWNADQGYETTLQAFEASMDKLGLDYLDLYLIHWPVAGKYKETWKALEKLYKDGRVRAIGVSNFHVHHLKDLMADAEIKPMVNQVEYHPHLAQTELLQFCKAEGIQMEAWSPLKQGELLSEPTIVEIAEKHEKSPAQVILRWDLQNEVVTIPKSIKEHRIIQNADIFDFELTAEDMDRLNSLNKDERVGPDPDNFDF
- a CDS encoding thioredoxin family protein — its product is MIIKVLGPGCEKCKSLEESINAAVSEAGVAAVVELVEDKKEIAKYKVKSTPTLVIDEKVVSAGKQLSAQEVKGLF
- a CDS encoding phospholipid phosphatase, with protein sequence MDPYIYGLYSLAYLFLFLWGLKLSVQYGFFSWLNVLLLVTFGLIYDNLVLSMGSIIGEGPFLEGLNGMRYWFHAFFTPLLILFSAAAVRKTGIHWLKERTGLILTGAFTLAMVIAELIQNTLGLELEPARNYGVLSYESTGSHGPPIMIIGVTVALLIAGVILWKKLKWKWMAVGVILMGIGSAVPIPIDSDAATNGFELILLISLWATKAFLDKRSEQAV
- a CDS encoding DegV family protein: MTTLNEIAWVTDSTSGLTEEFIKNNHIYVVPLSIIFGEESYLEGVDITAEDFYPKLAASKVLPKTSQPAIGEFVELYQKLKEQYKHAIAIHASSALTGTFQSSVAASSMVDFKVDVIDSKIGSYPLGRMVEKGVELQKEGKSYAEIVSYLKTLPDKANLYMAPGSLEQLHKGGRLSTTQVIIGSLIKLKLIVRFDDGKVVLFDKIRTEKKVKERLFQIFEESSVNVKEASVIHGNVKELAEDWCAELQQRFPEVSFTTTTFSPVAGTHTGQGTIGLAWINE
- a CDS encoding Gfo/Idh/MocA family oxidoreductase — its product is MLKIGVIGLGDIAQKAYLPIFAEKGDIEFHLFTRDFARLKNLGAKYRFSHLHLSLDELIESGIKGAFVHSATESHYDIVKQLLLSGIHVYVDKPIAYEYEKARELTELAEEKGLILMTGFNRRYAPAYKQLAELKEPNMVIMQKNRKSLPGEIRHFILDDFIHVVDTLRFLFPYQIKRVNVTGKKNGAFLHHVVIQLQAEEGIAIGIMNRDSGVVEERVEVFQPNEKRTALNVSELLLQENKSETKLGGSDWEPTLHKRGFEQIVFDFIQAVSNDKEPLITAKDSLETQKICEGIVKELETL
- a CDS encoding NCS2 family permease produces the protein MKNFFQFAERNTNYKQETLAGITTFLSMAYILVVNPLILSQAGMDKGAVFTATALSAIIGSLLIGLLANFPIGIAPSMGLNSFFTFTVCIGMGVEWQVALTGVFIAGILFVILSLLKIREKIINVIPQDLKHAIAGGIGFFVAFIGLKNAGIIIGSEATFVSIGDLTSGPVLLALFGFIISVIMMVRGISGGIFYGMVIATIIGIFTGLIEKPTAIVGSIPDISPTFGVVFNHLGDIFAPDVLAVIFTFLFVAFFDTAGALIAVASQAGLLKDNKIPNAGRALLADAGSAVAGAVLGTSTTASFVESSAGIAVGGRTGFTSVIIAACFGVAMLFSPILSVITPEVTAPALIIVGALMATEISKINWNNLSVIIPSFVTIIMMPLTSSVATGIALGFILYPLMMVGMGNQREVHPIMYVLGFLFISYLVYI
- a CDS encoding 4Fe-4S binding protein, translated to MEQRVVFNEETCKSCKLCVNACPTNVIYLADYLNEKGYRPAVVTDQENCISCGKCAQMCPDSVITVYRPEKVRKSV
- a CDS encoding 3-methyl-2-oxobutanoate dehydrogenase subunit VorB; the encoded protein is MGKVLMKGNEVIAEAAVHAGCKYFFGYPITPQSELVAYMARRLPEVGGLFLQAESEVAAINMVYGAAGTGVRVMTSSSSPGFSLKQEGISYLVGAELPALIVNVVRGGPGLGNIQPAQSDYFQVTKGGGHGDYHTPVLAPSTLQEIIDLTEAAFDIADRYRTPVILLGDGMLGQMMEPVEFKELSEREPEQKEWATTGTRGDGKPRIISSLELNADALEKRNELLQKKFALIKQNESRYETFETEDADYIVTAYGTAARIAMNAINKVRKDGLKIGMIRPITLWPFPEQPFIETRDRVKGYLSVEMSAGQMVEDVRLAVEGRAPVSFFGRTGGVVPTQEEIYDQIIKLAGGVEV
- a CDS encoding thiamine pyrophosphate-dependent enzyme, encoding MIMKTVFEKTSGLTDNQTHYCPGCTHGIIHRMVGEVLEEMGILEDTVGVASVGCSVLSYEYFNCDMTQAAHGRAPAVATGIKRVLPDRFVFTYQGDGDLASIGIAEAVHAAARGENITVIFVNNAIYGMTGGQMAPTTLVGQKTATTPFGRDGSIQGLPIRVSEMLSTLDGTAYIERVSTHDVPNILKAKKAIRKAFETQKQGLGFSMVEVLSSCPTNWGLDPNESLDWIKDNMVPAYPLGVYKDAQKGDVR
- a CDS encoding 2-oxoacid:acceptor oxidoreductase family protein, producing MEEILIAGFGGQGVMSMGQLIAYAGMKEGKFVSWLPSYGPEQRGGTANCAVVVSEEQVGSPLVSRPTTAIVLNNPSYEKFEPMVRAGGLLIVNSSLISKGSERTDIRVLNIDATDKANELGNPKVANMILLGAFLEETGILSDDSILEALKKVLSPEKHSLLEINRQALELGRSLANIAAI